In Microplitis mediator isolate UGA2020A chromosome 9, iyMicMedi2.1, whole genome shotgun sequence, the DNA window tataattataaagatatataaatatgttactgattcattaattttacacTTACTTATTTGTGCGAAAGAAATTAaagataacaaaaatattactcTAGAAGtcatatttaaatgataaattgaacggtggttttatttttcacgtcaattttaataaagttacTCCGGATTACTGAGCTTATATACCAAATGCTCAGTGCTttggttttaatattttatttattttacaacccacatatataaacatggtatattcatatatatgtgaGTTATGAGTTGATATtcttattataacttttgaataaaaacatGTTTGTTATTTCTgttcatatgtatatatattttataaatcacaaagataaattttaaaaaatattcaattgcTAAATTTCAATGTTTATATGTTGTAAATAAGGAAAATCTGTagctaaatattatttgaccTTCCATTTAGAGTTAAAGaaagtaaaacaaatttttgtttttatacaAACGACTTTTAGGTTTTATGAGGtagcttaaaaaaataaataaaatctggaAAGCGGTTGATCTTAAGGGTCATCCCAAAACttttcggtatttttaaaCTCATACTTCCTCCGAATCTagaattttcgagctcttcgagctaaaaagttattttttatatcgaaATTAAATAACGGATCAGTTATTtcgtacacggagaaaaaatatCGTAGTTTCTACTTTGTCTGAAACGTAATTATAACAATcgccaaattttttattataatggtGGCCCCTAGTTGTCCCATGCTGACCAATAAGAGTTCGCGttactaaataattagttaattaattaatatatatgataaattaataaatatgaaaattgatGAAATAGACTAAACAATCCCGCCAAAAACTGATTCTCttccgggaaaaaatgttcagacaTGACCATGcttgttcatgtatgatcaggcctgaaattagacatgatcattcctgttcatgtctgatcaggtctgatcatctTTTCCCGGGCTGTTATAAGGTCGCgtcaagtacacgttcaacatTTATCCTTTACTGcataaaacataatttttttgctaaaaatactgaaatcaaaaaacaaaaacaccAATTGGTTACTTAAGTAACTGGGATATTGGGaagaaaatatacaaataagaaaaaaatgtttgaatgTATTTGGAGTGCATTATTAAAGTCAATTGAACCAAAATCAATTCGAAATACGATCTccatatgaaataattaaaaggtATGACATTGCTAAAgaatacatatttattgtaTGAGCGCACATCATACCTTGagatgtaaataaaaacacattgaaaattcaaaacttttaatttgttcTTTCTCAAAAAAAGGCCCAGAAAAATAGGCACGAAAAACGGCGCGAGTTACTAGACTACCTTAAAATCATAGTTGGGATCCAAAATTATGCTTAaggacaatttaaaaaaattgcctccaaaatttttgtctaccacttccctgtttagaaaatctcataaaatccAATAGTTTCTCATATATTCCtattgagattttataagactgaatgagttctatgagaagtgttATAGTTACGTATGTACaattataagaatctatcggattttttaagcagggttATCCCGTTCTCTTTTAGATGTAAATATGTCtgcaataataacaataatatttaagaaGGAAAAGTTATTTTACACAATGTATTTTCCAATAATctttattagtttattttataataacaattaagaAATGTTATAAATCTTAAAACTTTTCAACAACATTTTCTAGGACATTGATTCTTGTGAACACAATATCCTCCTGGATGTCTTACCATTCCTTTAGCTAAATCACATCGACAACTCTCTGTTGAACATCTCTGAAAACAATCattacaattatgaaataataaaataaaacaatattgactgtttgttaaataataaatacgaaCAATGAGTGCACATTTTTTTGGTTCGTAAGGATGAGTGCAATTTCCTTCGCAAGTTCTTCCACAAGCCCCCTTAATTTCTCCATAGGCACAATTGGTTGGAGGATTAGTTGGAGGACTGGTTGGAGGGTTGATTGTAGTTTTAGGTGGACAATCTTTAGGTAGAATACACCTTTCTTTGTATCTCAAATACCCTTTGTCGCAACGACAACCTAGTGTTTTATAAGTACATTGCTAagtaaacaaacaaacaaacaaacaaacaaataaataaataattcaataaatttaaagagagaacatttttttttactaacttGACAGATTACAGCAGAAAAATCGCTTAGTTCACAAGAAGGTTCGCATGAACGGCCACAAAGATCCAGTGACTCATGAAGCCCACACTTATACTTATAACCTTGGCAacctttaataaataatgatttattagaggataatttataaatataaatatttaattaacaattaataacaTTACATATTAGTGCGAGTGACACAAAACACAAACTGAGTATTAAATGTCGTcccatatttttaaacaatttttaataatttattataattacgtgACGAGAAATAAATTCCACTGGgtatttaatttgaatgaaGAAATCAGTACTAATTCTTGATATttattccaaaaatttatatatatgtatttatatatatatatacttttgtaATTgtgcaataattaataacagataTGAATTTTTCCTTGTATGACGGAAAGTACACATTTGCTTTATGACGATTGTGGTGATAAAGTCAAggacattttaattatttcgtaattccaaaattattttatttttttttcgtttcggATTGCAGTTATCGTGTAATTGTATAGATgttatcgttaaaaaattattaattcaagataatttaataaaatatatactttaataacaagaaaaatttatgcgGCTTTCTGTTTTTTGTCGATAAGAGAAACCGGGGCACGATCGGACGcctaaaattttgacaaacaaaaattttatattgaaaatttttaagttattttaagCTTGTTGTGGATTTAAGAGTAAGAGAAAGAATCTGGGGTGGAATGGGACATTCAACAACtttaagaagtaaaaaaaaatgatgacgtagttctttaaaataaatataaacgaaTAGTACACGCCGAACAGCCaccaaaattaattacttgctTAAGTATTCTGTTGTACCCCGGCCTGGTAAAAGTTGTCATCGAGTTATTGTAAGTGGGTTTTCCTACTTAGGTCCCACACAGAACCCAATTGGGAAAAAGggcaataacttttttattttcacgttGGGTCTTCCCACTTTAGGTCCCACTCATGTTCTAATTGGGAAatattgatgataatttttatttttacactggGATTTCTTACTTAGGACCCAGTTAGGAAATACTGACcacgaattattttatttttgtttgggaTTTTTCGATTGGGTTCTGATTGGGCCCTCATAAGGACTTCCCTATTGGGAATGTTCCATTGGGGCCCAATGAGGACCAGATATATACGCTGGGCGGATCCCAAAGTAATTACTAGTCGGGCggcaatagtaattattactatatgaGAAACAAATTGCCGAATTGaggcaaataaaatttttcgatcgtaaagcacactctgatgcttcgcatcatgagtcgtgcaatagttaacataaaagcatgataatgattatcacaTTCAGATGGTAATCATTTCCTATTACAAGATGGTGATAGTTACCTTTGTTTTTTAGCGTGTATAAATTCAtcgtattttttgtttcagaatttttacaaccttgaatggtaacagttaccatcttcGATTGTGACAGTTATGATCTTCAATAGTAACAATGAGTATCTTCGATAGTAATTGTCACTACcataaattgttattgttatcacTCTCTATAGTAAAACTAACTATTTTAccactgaaaaaattaactactatatcaaatagttaaaaattaaaaatttagtaacatagaaaatattcttaaattttcttcgtgcagtattgaagaaaaaaaatcgctaTATTCCAGATCCTTGAGCTCGGAGACATCGTTGTGAAtacgttttcgagctcttcgagctcgaaaatacttttggatgccgttgttttcgcaaaaaaacgttttttaccatttttccTCTAACGATATttctcaaacgaattgactgattgagacggttaaggtggcgattgacgcgttttattgtgttctagagctgattagattttgaaatcgattgattcaattttattgtagatattcgaaaaaaaaacgtttttctctatttctttcatcaacgatatctctcaaacgaattgaccgattaagacggttgaggaGCCAATCGACGCggtttatcaagttctaaagctgatcaaattttgacattaatttatctagtcgtttttgagaaatttcaaaaaaactaaaaaaaaattttttttttaattctttcgtcaacagtttctcttgaacgaatgaaccgattttgatggttgaagtggcattcgacgcggcttataaagttttagagctgattagattttggaatcaatccatctgAAATTTTGACAGCTTGTAGTATTTAACAAggcgcgtcgaatgacaccttaacgatcaaaatcagtttatccgttcaaaagttatagaatatttacatacgtacgtacgtacgtacacacatacatacactcggacatcatcttaaaattagtcagaatagcttcctagaacctcaaaacgtcaagatctgatagaaaatcggttttcgaaaatcggaccgaaaccaataacttcccgatctttgaaaattttcaattttcttagcgggaagtgtaaaataaattagtgatcgttataaaaattttgctcCACTCTGTTTTGATTCTAGCGACacgtgttaaataaaaattttattattgctaCACAATAAGtcttcaaaataaatttcaggattacaataatttgaaaCTGCAACTTTAGAGAttacaaatgaattttttttttattccataaTAGCAATTTGAACCCaagttacaaaattttaattctaataatgatttttaaaaaaatgtatatttaacttttttgaatttgtttattttaataacatcgAAATACATATTCTATTACTTTTTTGCTGGACAATCTTTAGGGTCtacacaatttttatttgaatcacgTAAATATCCATGCTCACACCGACATTGCCGTGTTAGTTCCGTGCATTGCTgaataagttatttaaaaaaaaatgttaataattattcggCTTTTGTAATTCTAATTACTAAATATACTTACTAGTCCTGGGCAAAAATTAGGGTTGGGATGGGGATTAGCACACGTTGGTTCGCACATATGTCCACATAAATCCGATTTTTCATTTGAGCCACAaacatgaatattatctatttctattataatttaaatttaaaataagtaattgattattcttgtaatattttatataattatcgcATTACACAAATATGTAATATGTAATAGTCTAATatgtaattactaattgttaaattctaaattatttattgtaatgacTACCTTTGTCTGCAGTTATAATTGTTAGCatcaggaaaaaaataaaaacaaacatGTTTACTCCGAGCGATCGCAATGACTGACaaattgtaggaaaaaaataatagtcattttttttatcttatcgATTTCGTCACACAACGTAAACAAGGAAAAATATAGATTGATAAATAGAtggataattatttcaaaattataataattacacatttttttaatttctgcaAAAAGGGGATTTACGTACTATTTTAATCTTATCatggttatttttttgatatctgCCTATATATTGTGGTTTGATAATAATGTCTGAGTATTTAAAAGAGGTTATAAATTCGAACGTACCTCAATATCTTATGGATAAACtaattgatttgaaaaatatttgtgGCAATCAAGAGAGTTTGCTACGCTGCATAACTAAGTTAACCCTTAAGGGGGACCACTAGTGTGATCGCctaaaaaaaagatgatttttgggaatttttttgaagaaaactACTGCATGGAATGTTTGAATGTTTTGAGGATATATTTGTGGATATATAATGAATACaagattgaatttttgaaccaaaaaattcaatattcagCGAGTTATTCACAATCTCCCAAGGCTACAACAAAAAAGTCCCCTCTTCTGCTAGTGATAGCGACCTTTGCAGTTcaggaaatcaaaaaaaccaaaaagtctATTAATCAAGAAGGTATTCCCCGTACCATGACCCtcgggctaagaaaaaaattttaatttaacaaaatggtggagtttttaaaaaaaattacaaattttgcgcgaaaatttgatgattcTTGGCCTGGcagaattacatttttgattcgATCGGAAAACTGGAGGTTCGTGGTACGTAAAaacatgtataaaaaaagcTGCAATTCGAATAAAATCGATCGGATAATTTGTTTTCGAGTTATAACTgtagtaattttgaaaaatgtaggatagaagtaccatttgcgGCCACTGCTcgatttttggacatttaatacttaattttaaataatgaaaacgtattaaaaaaaaatttcattgcaaTAGTCTGATAAACATATCTTCAAAcacatttacaaaaattaattatgttgttgcgtattttacaaattataatattcaaaatttctaagtgGCCGAAATTGGCCAtcaagtggccaaaaacggtacttctaccctatttTCGAGAACCGATAAGCGGCCGTTTTTCGGATGGCTGTAGTTCGAAAAAACTACTTGAAATATGCTTTTGAAATTGCagtatgttatttttgaaattatagaCTATCgaaatatgcaaaaaaaacatttttttacaatttcacACTAGCAGCCGCcgttaagaaataaattcacAAAAATTATGTAAGATTCAcacatgaataatttttacccaattaattttgatagttATAAAGTCTTACGATGGTCCAGTTTTTTGTACTCTGTCAGTTATTgggtttttaaattgtatttgtatttaaattggATTTGAAACTTATCGTAGATACttctacaataaataataacaataatcaaacaattaatgaatttaaattgttaaattatcattactcATAAAATTACCAATGCAATTGATAGCAATAGACGTCAAATTATATAcctatttttactattttatgcTAACAATTACACCGCTATGATAAATGgtcaggaaaaaaaatgactagTATTTTACATTCTGTAATATCTTATCTTTTTCGCCACATATTATAATGACATGTTTGCGCATTGATATATTGgcttatattaaatatacaataaataataaatatagatacaaaaataaatttataaaatttatggtaaataattgtttttttttttttattattgtaaataagaaaagaaaataactaagctgttgttgttgttaatggatattttatatttaatacatcaatatttatattgatataagTAAAGATACATTTAATACAtttatacttaaattatttatttttttatgttgttTTTGGACAATCACATTGTAATATACATTTCTGGGTGCATTTTGTATCAAGGACATATCCAGTCTTGCATCTACAGGCAGCAGTTAGATTCGTGCATTGCtaaaaaataaccaaatacagagtaatataaatgataatgaataataagaaaatggttgtagtaaaattacataataaaaattaaagaaattaactAACCGTATGCGGACAGAACTTAGTATTTGGATGAGGATTTTCACAAGTTGGTAAACACATCTTTCCACACAGGCTCATCGTTTCATTCTTACTACATGTTAATACTGtaatcaaaatttcattactgaAAATTGTAGAAACTttagatttaaattacaatttttaaacagtTATCGCTGGCAATGAattaaatccaaaattttttattaattaataatgacaactttataaatttaaagatgaaaaaaaaattatattcattatgatatatgtatattcaaATGAAAACATATTTGGTAATTAAATCTTTTTCAAATGATCGATccgattaataattattaataaataattttatttaatggatcctataacaaaaagtaaaatttaaaaatatttttacggacgaatttaaaaatttttttacacaaaatttcaaaactataCAATTCTGGGAGCCCGACTATAAATGACAtgaagttcaaaaaaataagcagcagattaaatctggagtgaatgtgaagcggatgactgtgtatttatttaaaccccttggagtgaaattcTCTTCGAAGGGAAGttgatttcaattttgaaactccagttcggagtgaaatttattcCTAAAGAGAATTAACTTTCAtattaaaactcaaaattGGAGTGAGTGCGGATTGAAATAACATTCAGATTACTTAAGGTAGTCCACTCGCAAACCGACTTTTCATAGGAATttcatgtaattaaaatatgatatcaAGGTAGGTCCtgcatgtaatttaaaataatcagaattttttaccatttgtAAAGCGAAATATTGATAATCAAAGTGCACATAGTTAACATGTAGTAGCTCGGactaacttaaaaaaaagtcatattttCACGTatatttcaaatcattttgcTTAAGAATCTTTTCAAAAACTAACAggatatagaaaaaaaaattttaaatttaaaaatatataaaaatgattatactaccgattagtaaaaaagttataaacattCAAAGAAATCTGTCTCACAATTTCAAATGAGAAAAGCGAGTAAGCGATATTAAGTAAAATGAACTACCTTAAAAATCACTCCTTATTTTTGTACACTTTAAAGTTGTGCTCTGATTATTTTGTTAGGCAAAGCtcgaaataataatatttttgtcgaggacaaatatttaaagcttataaaaaatgaattgtaaAGTGGACTGCTctggatttaaattaatatttatttgggtAATTAGTTTGTCAGCATGGAAGATGagattttacatatttattaatttaaaatgagttGTAAGAAaagataaacaataaatatgtttgataatttgtaggtAGTACTGGAGAGAAGCCACGTCAACTCTAGCTAATAAATCATAAAGGACAACATATTTAATTCttacaaattacatattttataaacaaaagttGATGTTACTTCCGCAAAccagatttattatttaaaagtttaaggATCGAGTTATAATTTCAGCTCACGCAAACACGTCACCTCGTCATTAACTTTAAATCAATCATTTAAATCCACCGTCTTTATACTTCATCATTTTTGCTAACattaatcttaaaatttatacctcGTACATTTAAATTCGGAcatgtcaaaatatataagatatttcttaaatgaaattcatgttctatatatttttaataaaaactattttactttttaaaaaaaatttctttacctTCTATAACAAAAAATGCAAACAAAAAAGAAGCTACAACACGatacattttatataatttaatatattaaatatacggcatagaaaaattaccttttatattcaatatcttatcaatcttatcttttaaaaaaaatataccgcTTCGTTAATTATTATGCgagtgaatatttttttataaaacgtgTCAAAGTGAAAATGTAAtcaatttgttaatttaaaaattatcattaattaaatatactgacgtaaaattatgaatttttttaaagcagatgtttttgaaataaaaaaaaaaaaatgtatacaatttctCGAGTTAAAAGcgttttatttatctatttgaCGAATGTGAAAAGAAATTTAAGTGACaggatgtaaaaaaaaaaaaccaaataaatgtatactgcgatttgttatttttataataatgttCGAGATAAGACGAGATGTCGACGGTAGAGTGAAAATTGTGAATAAAGTATAAAGTTAAGATGTCGATTGTGTGTTGgttgataaaacaaaaacaagaagaaaaataaaaataaaaacgggaacaaaaaacaatttttcagtCCGCGATATAAACAGAGATATGACTGataagattttatattttttctcgaGGCATAAGCCCAGATCTGTGTCTCAGTTTTGATGTGGGCTGGAGGAGGAAAAATGAGGATAGTGAGAGGGGTGGTGTAGGTGAGCTTGTTTCGAAGATGAATAGACTATGAAACGGTGGGGTAGTACAAGGACCATTATACTTGCACGTAAAGTCGCGTCAGCTATAACTCAAGTGTTCGCGTTCTCATTCTCTTAAGCCTGTTGTGTGGttcacttttttatatttttttttttccttttactTTTTACTAGCACTACTGACTGCTTCTACGGTCTTTCACACTTGATTTTttgtcagaaaaaataatgaaaattttgtcttaaacattttattgttagattttttataaatttttagtttttagtcTTACACGGAGAGAAGTGAATAGTATATTCACcaatgtaacatagtaattattatcatgtaGCATGTTAACGCTAGCCATGCTAGCATGGGAATTATTCATATGCTACATtggaatcattcctatgctACATTggaattattacaatttcgATGAAGCTACTTCCAATTTAAGGTAGTAaggttaatattaaaataaggttttataatttaaaaattaggttatataattaataataaataaatttttaactgatttaaaaaattttaactgattgaaaattattccACACATTCAATAAcacctttatttttttatgaaaaactattacatgtaacgatttttttttaagttgttttatttttttttaataaatcgcAATCAAATGTCATTTGTTACAAttatgcacagaaaaaaaattatcttgagtcaagaaaatattttggaagacaaacgttttcgggaaccaagtcaagattttcttgagccaagagaatttgtcttggttaaaaaaaattcgtcttggtcggagatttctactttatctgagaaaatttaggtttccaagaaattttcttgaatcaagaattcagtcgagaattttttttttctgtgtggtaatgtcataatttatatattcgaCGTGTATAGTATATAGCTgcgtttaatatttaaactgcTTTCACGCTATACAGCATGGGACTCAGTAGCATTCTAGCATGGCTTTGATTACTATGCTActaagtaatatttaccaGTAGCATGATTACTATGTAATATGGTAAATATTACCAGAagaatggtaatcattcccatGCTACATAGTATCGATTtctacgctttaaaaaataggACTGGTTACCATGTagaatggtaatcattaccattcTCTTCTCTCCGTGTGggttaaaaaacaatttgattGTTTTTCCAACTAGCTGTtattaaaatggaaaattagaaattttgatcTGTCCAATTTTCAGGATGCGAatagaaattatatacattttccGAACAGACCGTTTCTATACTAATAGAATTTGCGGCTTTACTGAGATTGGATCAAAGTTTTCAAGTCCAttaaagtttgaaatttaGTCAAGTGAATTTTGGggttattcgaaaattaaatttgaaaaaaacaatttttctacGACATtcgttataatattttacaataacttAACTCTCCGATTGGTTTTGAACTTcatcaaaattatcattatcaaaaatttttcaaattttaaatcgctGATTTGTTACCCGattttgattcattttttaacattacATCTCATCAAAAAATGTTACTAAGCTGTATTCATGCTTTCAACAATGAATTTAAGTTCTCTTCTTTTTCAGTGATTTTACgacaaattacaaatttttgaacttctGCTAAtcaaattggaaattttcaaaaaaaagaaagttattaattttagtccgatttttaaaaactgagtTTTCaacagatcttgacgtttttaggtcttaggaagctattctgactaatttcgaGATGATGcccatgtgtatgtatgtatttatgtgcGTACGTAGTatgtaagtattttaaaacttttgaacagattaACCAATTGAGATCGTTGAGGTAGCACTCAAAGCGACTTATACATGTTTATCGGGATGATCATAATGACGATCGGGATGATCATAATGATCGTTGGGATGATCATAATAATCATCCCGATCATCATTATGATCATCCCGTTTATCAATATTGAAGAAATGATAATAAGATCGAAGAAGATTTTCATTCTCTCttctcatttaattaaaattttttattcgattaCTGAAACACTAAACGCTACcaaagttaaaatattattctactaatttttaaattattgaataattatgttatattattaaattgttgtGTAGCATTTGAagatgaaaagtaaaaatgagATTAAAGGGGTAGTTTAATAaagactttattttttttagtaaattttttgtcgAGCTCACTTAGTCTTCAGTgcttttttataaagtatagAGCAAAATGAGCAGACGGGCGAAATCCTGGATACAAATATTTGTTGGCAAGGTTCGTACATAGGGCACGGTTTGTGAGCACAATCCCGCATGATTGCCCGCGGCTAAGTAATTAGTAGGTCGCGCGTCGTTTCGTCGGATATGAACCatggctattttttttttgtcaattttttaaaagtacttttgtttaaatataaacaataaaaataattgctttttt includes these proteins:
- the LOC130674551 gene encoding chymotrypsin inhibitor-like, which translates into the protein MFVFIFFLMLTIITADKEIDNIHVCGSNEKSDLCGHMCEPTCANPHPNPNFCPGLQCTELTRQCRCEHGYLRDSNKNCVDPKDCPAKK
- the LOC130674550 gene encoding uncharacterized protein LOC130674550; translated protein: MGRHLILSLCFVSLALICCQGYKYKCGLHESLDLCGRSCEPSCELSDFSAVICQQCTYKTLGCRCDKGYLRYKERCILPKDCPPKTTINPPTSPPTNPPTNCAYGEIKGACGRTCEGNCTHPYEPKKCALIRCSTESCRCDLAKGMVRHPGGYCVHKNQCPRKCC
- the LOC130674560 gene encoding cysteine-rich venom protein 1-like, with the protein product MYRVVASFLFAFFVIEVLTCSKNETMSLCGKMCLPTCENPHPNTKFCPHTQCTNLTAACRCKTGYVLDTKCTQKCILQCDCPKTT